One genomic window of Salvia miltiorrhiza cultivar Shanhuang (shh) chromosome 4, IMPLAD_Smil_shh, whole genome shotgun sequence includes the following:
- the LOC131022200 gene encoding cardiolipin synthase (CMP-forming), mitochondrial-like: MAIFRSLKALISQSSRKLSNPDPSRTFFSLSLASTSPISSPYSLPSNGYIRRHFLFRSRLLFPVGGPLFLFNPPWKLSQSSTPLFLQSDIVLNFLKLRAINLLHQPAFRYNLGHNAPRLLNENVNEEFRKVAEVGASSGDDAIRDSYLNLPNFISFSRMLSGPLLG; the protein is encoded by the exons ATGGCCATCTTCAGATCACTCAAAGCCCTAATTTCTCAATCTTCGAGGAAGCTATCCAATCCCGATCCTTCTAGAACgttcttctccctctctctcgcctCCACTTCCCCAATTTCATCTCCATATTCGCTGCCCAGTAACGGTTACATCCGCCGCCATTTTCTGTTTCGGTCGAGATTACTCTTTCCGGTGGGGGGGCCTCTCTTCCTCTTCAATCCTCCGTGGAAGCTCTCCCAGTCCTCCACCCCTCTTTTCTTACAATCCGACATCGTCCTCAATTTCCTGAAACTACGTGCAATAAATTTACTTCATCAACCGGCATTTAGGTACAATCTTGGGCATAATGCTCCGAGGCTATTGAATGAGAACGTTAACGAGGAATTTAGAAAAGTTGCAGAGGTTGGAGCTAGTAGTGGCGATGATGCGATCAGAGACAGTTACTTGAATCTCCCTAATTTTATTTCCTTTAGTCGGATGCTTTCCGGTCCGTTGCTTGGATA G
- the LOC131022201 gene encoding CDP-diacylglycerol--glycerol-3-phosphate 3-phosphatidyltransferase 1, chloroplastic-like isoform X1, translating to MAIFRSLKALISQSSRKLSNPDPSRTFFSLSLASASPISSPYSLPSNGYIRRHFLFRSRLLFPVGGPLFLFNPPWKLSQSSTPLLLQSDIVLNFRKLRAINLLHQPAFRYNLGHNAPRLLNENVNEEFRKVAEVGASSGDDAIRDGYLNLPNFISFSRMLSGPLLGWMIVHDMHSYAFVGLAVSGATDWLDGYMARKMRINSVVGSYLDPLADKVLIVSVALAMVDKGLLHPGLVGLVVLRDVALVAGAAYIRASSLSWKWDSWHDFVNLDGAHAQKVKPLFISKVNTVLQLVLVAAALLQPGFGSEETQLYIQYLSWLVASTTVASSAAYGVQHWRNGAKRIKFRS from the exons ATGGCCATCTTCAGATCACTCAAAGCCCTAATTTCTCAATCTTCGAGGAAACTATCCAATCCCGATCCTTCTAGAACgttcttctccctctctctcgcctCCGCTTCCCCAATTTCATCTCCATATTCACTGCCCAGTAACGGTTACATCCGCCGCCACTTTCTGTTTCGGTCGAGATTACTCTTTCCGGTGGGGGGGCCTCTCTTCCTCTTCAATCCTCCGTGGAAGCTCTCCCAGTCCTCCACCCCTCTTCTCTTACAATCCGACATCGTCCTCAATTTCCGGAAACTACGTGCAATAAATTTACTTCATCAACCGGCATTTAGGTACAATCTTGGGCATAATGCTCCGAGGCTATTGAATGAGAACGTCAACGAGGAATTTAGAAAAGTTGCAGAGGTTGGAGCTAGTAGTGGCGATGATGCGATCAGAGACGGTTACTTGAATCtccctaattttatttcatttagtCGGATGCTTTCCGGTCCGTTGCTTGGATG GATGATTGTACATGATATGCATTCCTATGCATTTGTTGGGCTTGCTGTTTCTGGAGCAACTGATTGG ttagaTGGCTATATGGCTAGAAAAATGAGAATCAATTCTGTTGTTGGGTCCTACCTTGATCCTCTTGCGGACAAG GTTTTAATTGTATCTGTTGCTCTGGCAATGGTGGATAAAGGGCTTTTACATC CTGGATTGGTCGGACTTGTTGTGTTGCGCGATGTTGCTCTTGTCGCTGGTGCGGCCTATATAAGAGCTAGCAGTTTGAGTTGGAAG TGGGATAGTTGGCACGACTTTGTCAACCTTGATGGGGCTCATGCCCAAAAGGTGAAGCCCCTTTTCATCAGCAAG GTTAACACAGTTCTGCAACTGGTTCTAGTTGCAGCAGCTCTACTTCAACCGGGATTTGGAAGTGAAGAAACTCAACTTTATATCCAATATTTGAG CTGGTTGGTAGCTTCTACAACAGTTGCTTCAAGTGCAGCGTATGGGGTACAACACTGGAGAAACGGAGCAAAAAGGATAAAGTTCCGATCGTGA
- the LOC131022201 gene encoding cardiolipin synthase (CMP-forming), mitochondrial-like isoform X2, with translation MAIFRSLKALISQSSRKLSNPDPSRTFFSLSLASASPISSPYSLPSNGYIRRHFLFRSRLLFPVGGPLFLFNPPWKLSQSSTPLLLQSDIVLNFRKLRAINLLHQPAFRYNLGHNAPRLLNENVNEEFRKVAEVGASSGDDAIRDGYLNLPNFISFSRMLSGPLLGWMIVHDMHSYAFVGLAVSGATDWLDGYMARKMRINSVVGSYLDPLADKVLIVSVALAMVDKGLLHPGLVGLVVLRDVALVAGAAYIRASSLSWKWDSWHDFVNLDGAHAQKVKPLFISKLQQLYFNRDLEVKKLNFISNI, from the exons ATGGCCATCTTCAGATCACTCAAAGCCCTAATTTCTCAATCTTCGAGGAAACTATCCAATCCCGATCCTTCTAGAACgttcttctccctctctctcgcctCCGCTTCCCCAATTTCATCTCCATATTCACTGCCCAGTAACGGTTACATCCGCCGCCACTTTCTGTTTCGGTCGAGATTACTCTTTCCGGTGGGGGGGCCTCTCTTCCTCTTCAATCCTCCGTGGAAGCTCTCCCAGTCCTCCACCCCTCTTCTCTTACAATCCGACATCGTCCTCAATTTCCGGAAACTACGTGCAATAAATTTACTTCATCAACCGGCATTTAGGTACAATCTTGGGCATAATGCTCCGAGGCTATTGAATGAGAACGTCAACGAGGAATTTAGAAAAGTTGCAGAGGTTGGAGCTAGTAGTGGCGATGATGCGATCAGAGACGGTTACTTGAATCtccctaattttatttcatttagtCGGATGCTTTCCGGTCCGTTGCTTGGATG GATGATTGTACATGATATGCATTCCTATGCATTTGTTGGGCTTGCTGTTTCTGGAGCAACTGATTGG ttagaTGGCTATATGGCTAGAAAAATGAGAATCAATTCTGTTGTTGGGTCCTACCTTGATCCTCTTGCGGACAAG GTTTTAATTGTATCTGTTGCTCTGGCAATGGTGGATAAAGGGCTTTTACATC CTGGATTGGTCGGACTTGTTGTGTTGCGCGATGTTGCTCTTGTCGCTGGTGCGGCCTATATAAGAGCTAGCAGTTTGAGTTGGAAG TGGGATAGTTGGCACGACTTTGTCAACCTTGATGGGGCTCATGCCCAAAAGGTGAAGCCCCTTTTCATCAGCAAG TTGCAGCAGCTCTACTTCAACCGGGATTTGGAAGTGAAGAAACTCAACTTTATATCCAATATTTGA